Proteins co-encoded in one Arachis stenosperma cultivar V10309 chromosome 7, arast.V10309.gnm1.PFL2, whole genome shotgun sequence genomic window:
- the LOC130940155 gene encoding protein SET DOMAIN GROUP 40, with protein sequence MEEEDEDGSIESLLRWASHLGISDASTTTHHSLSLGSSLFVSHFPHSGGRGLGAVRDLRMGELILRVPKSALMTTDSVMQDTNLSQALNSHPSLSSTQILNVCLLYEVGKGKASRWYPYLVHLPKSYDILAMFGEFEKTALQVDEAIWVTEKAVLKAKSEWKQAHALMEDLKFKPQLLTFKAWVWASATISSRTLHIPWDSAGCLCPVGDLFNYDAPGKEPSDIGDLEDLLSSSSIHDGSLSNEDNTTVADAEQLDSQSQRLTDGGFEDDANAYCFYARANYNKGDQVLLCYGTYTNLELLEHYGFILQENPNDKVFIPLEPAVYSSTSWSRESLYIHYNGKPSFALLAALRLWATPQIKRRSVAHFVYSGSKISADNEIFIMKWLSKTCHGVLKNLPTSIEDDTLLLNAMDNSQDFCTFLEVAKLMSFRDEVDTFLEVHNMKDKCSDSNIVLSRKTRWSMNKWKLTIQWRINYKKVLLDCISYCSQILDSLME encoded by the exons ATGgaggaagaggatgaagatggaAGCATTGAAAGCTTACTAAGATGGGCATCACATCTTGGAATCTCGGATGCATCAACAACcacccaccactctctctctctggGTTCTTCTCTCTTTGTCTCTCACTTTCCTCACTCTGGAGG TAGAGGTTTGGGTGCTGTAAGAGACCTTAGGATGGGAGAACTCATTCTCAGAGTTCCAAAATCTGCTTTGATGACAACTGACAGTGTTATGCAAGATACAAACCTCTCTCAAGCTCTTAATAGCCACCCTTCTCTTTCTTCGACCCAG ATACTGAATGTTTGCCTGTTGTATGAAGTTGGAAAAGGAAAGGCTTCGAGGTGGTATCCTTACCTCGTGCATTTACCAAAGAGTTATGACATCCTAGCCATGTTTGGTGAATTCGAGAAAACTGCTCTCCAA GTGGATGAGGCTATATGGGTAACTGAAAAAGCCGTGCTAAAAGCCAAATCAGAGTGGAAGCAAGCTCATGCTTTGATGGAAGATCTCAAATTTAAGCCCCAGCTTCTAACATTTAAGGCTTGGGTGTGGGCTTCTGCAACG ATATCTTCCCGGACATTGCATATACCGTGGGATTCAGCTGGATGTTTATGCCCTGTGGGTGACTTGTTTAATTATGATGCACCTGGAAAGGAGCCATCTGACATTGGGGATCTAGAGGATTTGCTATCTAGCTCTTCGATCCATGATGGTTCCTTATCAAATGAAGACAATACTACAGTCGCTGATGCAGAGCAGCTTGATTCCCAGTCTCAGAGATTAACAGATGGGGGGTTTGAAgatgatgcaaatgcatattgCTTTTATGCTAGGGCAAATTACAATAAAGGAGATCAG GTTCTGCTATGTTATGGAACTTACACAAATTTGGAGCTTCTTGAACACTATGGTTTTATCCTACAAGAAAATCCAAATGATAAAGTTTTTATTCCTTTGGAACCTGCTGTGTATTCTTCCACTTCTTGGTCCAGGGAATCATTGTACATCCATTACAATGGGAAGCCTTCCTTTGCGCTACTAGCTGCATTGCGGCTGTGGGCGACCCCTCAAATCAAGAGGAGGTCTGTTGCACATTTTGTTTATTCCGGCTCTAAAATCTCTGCAGACAATGAAATTTTCATCATGAAATGGCTATCGAAGACTTGCCATGGTGTCTTAAAGAATTTGCCAACATCTATTGAAGATGACACCTTGCTCCTGAATGCAATGGATAATAGTCAAGACTTTTGTACTTTTTTGGAGGTTGCAAAACTCATGTCTTTCCGGGATGAAGTTGATACCTTCTTAGAAGTTCATAATATGAAGGATAAATGTAGTGATAGCAATATAGTTTTATCTAGAAAAACAAGGTGGTCTATGAATAAGTGGAAGTTGACTATTCAATGGAGAATCAATTATAAGAAAGTCCTCCTTGATTGTATCTCTTATTGTAGTCAAATATTAGATTCTCTCATGGAATAA